Part of the Bacillus cereus group sp. RP43 genome is shown below.
GTCAGGCCATACAGAAGATTGAACTTCACCGATATGCGCTTTACGTAAGAAGTACATACACATTCTTGATTGGCCGATACCACCACCAATTGTTAATGGTAGTACGTCTTCTAAAATACCTTTATGGAAATCATACTCACGTTTGAAGTCTTCACCAGTTTTCGTTAATTGCTCATCAAGTGCTTTACTATCAACACGAATTCCCATTGATGATAATTCGAATGAAGCTTGTAGTACTGGGTGCCAGAATAAAATGTCACCGTTTAATTTCCAATCATCATAATCGGATGCGCGTCCATCGTGCTTTTCACCTGAACGGAGTGCATCACCAATTCCAATAATAAAGACTGCACCGTGTTCTTTCGCAATTGCATGTTCACGATCTTTCGGTGTTAATTCTGGATATTTATCTTCCAGTTCTTGAGAAGTAATGAAAACAATTTCTTCTGGTAAATACTTTCCAAGGAACGGATACTTTTCAAATAAGTGATCTTCCAATTCTTTGAATATTCCATAAATTGTTTGTACTGTTTTTTGTAAGTAATCGACAGTACGCCATTCTTTTTGAACGATTTTTTCCCAATCCCATTGGTCAACATAAATGGAATGCGTTGCATCAAGTTCTTCATCACGACGAATCGCGTTCATGTTTGTATATAAACCTTCACCAGCTTCATATCCGTATTCATGTAATGCGAATCTTTTCCACTTCGCTAGTGAATGTACAATTTCTAATTCTTCTCCTGAATGTAACATATCAAACTCAATTGGACGTTCTACACCGTTTAAGTGATCGTTTAATCCTGATTTTT
Proteins encoded:
- the asnA gene encoding aspartate--ammonia ligase, with product MYQSLMTVRETQIAIKEVKTFFEDQLAKRLELFRVSAPLFVTKKSGLNDHLNGVERPIEFDMLHSGEELEIVHSLAKWKRFALHEYGYEAGEGLYTNMNAIRRDEELDATHSIYVDQWDWEKIVQKEWRTVDYLQKTVQTIYGIFKELEDHLFEKYPFLGKYLPEEIVFITSQELEDKYPELTPKDREHAIAKEHGAVFIIGIGDALRSGEKHDGRASDYDDWKLNGDILFWHPVLQASFELSSMGIRVDSKALDEQLTKTGEDFKREYDFHKGILEDVLPLTIGGGIGQSRMCMYFLRKAHIGEVQSSVWPDDLREACKKENIHLF